The following coding sequences lie in one Pyrobaculum sp. 3827-6 genomic window:
- a CDS encoding cytidylyltransferase family protein, producing MDRVAVYIKNLEEALGSLVLKDPAYRNLVDLARAYLKDSKYYYSVGDRETALATVSYAEGLLDALRLIGVADFVWKRPSEIKNTKTVMVAGTFEILHPGHLSYLKKAWELGYVVAVVSSDENAEKIKRRRIVVPQRQRAEVLSSLYYVHEVVLGRPGDIFDVFHMVKPDVVLLGPNQHVSEDVVKEEARRRGVEVEVARVDELRQCELCSTTRIIEKIISTFTH from the coding sequence GTGGATAGAGTAGCTGTATATATCAAGAACCTTGAGGAGGCCTTGGGGAGCCTCGTTTTGAAAGACCCGGCTTATAGAAATCTTGTAGATCTGGCGCGGGCGTATCTAAAGGACTCTAAGTACTACTACTCCGTAGGTGATCGGGAGACGGCGTTAGCCACTGTTTCGTATGCGGAGGGCCTTCTCGACGCCTTGAGACTTATTGGGGTGGCCGACTTCGTCTGGAAGAGGCCCAGCGAGATTAAGAATACTAAAACCGTGATGGTGGCAGGCACCTTCGAGATCCTGCACCCCGGCCACTTGTCGTATTTAAAGAAGGCGTGGGAGCTTGGCTACGTCGTGGCAGTTGTGTCTTCAGATGAAAACGCTGAAAAAATAAAGAGGCGGAGGATTGTGGTGCCTCAGCGGCAGAGGGCCGAGGTCCTCTCCTCCCTCTACTATGTCCACGAGGTGGTGCTGGGGCGGCCCGGCGATATTTTCGACGTGTTCCACATGGTTAAGCCCGACGTAGTCCTCCTGGGGCCTAACCAGCATGTGTCTGAGGACGTGGTGAAGGAAGAGGCTAGGAGGCGGGGCGTGGAGGTGGAGGTGGCGAGGGTGGACGAGCTCAGGCAGTGCGAGCTCTGTAGCACCACGCGGATAATTGAAAAGATTATTTCCACATTTACGCATTAA
- a CDS encoding UPF0179 family protein translates to MRRVVTLVAKEQAEVGHRFRVVSIPDECRECRLFPVCLGRLTPGRSYRVVELRPSMGQRCKITGGEMVPVVVEEAPLVGLLPINKALEGVVVTFEEECAGCEGCPSEGVKRGEKMKVVKVLGRRRCGNRDFAIVEFYVVSPPSPLVSNASAASPAPSRAPPSRRLSKHSSPR, encoded by the coding sequence ATGAGGCGGGTGGTCACCCTAGTCGCAAAGGAGCAAGCCGAGGTGGGCCACAGATTCCGCGTAGTCAGCATTCCAGACGAGTGCAGAGAGTGTAGACTCTTCCCCGTGTGTCTGGGCAGACTGACGCCGGGCAGGAGCTACAGGGTAGTGGAGTTGAGACCCTCGATGGGCCAGCGTTGTAAGATAACCGGCGGCGAGATGGTGCCCGTGGTGGTAGAGGAGGCACCTCTGGTTGGCCTGCTCCCCATAAACAAGGCCCTGGAGGGGGTCGTCGTGACTTTTGAGGAGGAGTGCGCCGGGTGCGAGGGCTGTCCCTCGGAGGGCGTGAAGAGGGGGGAGAAGATGAAGGTGGTCAAGGTGTTGGGGAGGAGGAGGTGTGGAAATAGGGATTTTGCTATTGTCGAGTTCTACGTCGTATCTCCGCCTTCACCCTTAGTATCAAATGCCTCAGCGGCTTCTCCAGCCCCCTCTCGCGCGCCTCCTTCACGACGTCTTTCAAAACATTCCTCGCCTCGGTGA
- a CDS encoding ParA family protein, whose amino-acid sequence MRTIKTAVVYSLDGGVGKTTLATVLGVAKGFTLVIDADWEKAELSQLFRVPRRPGWVAPFLRGQPYLHQVNPTLYILPGYDAVELYQKDQSVVKELELALLEWVEYLPQFVDKTKLPVDTVVIDTTPALRTELLESLQKLGLFTVFVGDGRMLSKVSDVKAEQYNRYTSYASALVINQVEKAEVLQARRITPYVLRHVGHIRQYHADAVAAAILRDRENRRSVEELLTKIKS is encoded by the coding sequence ATGAGAACCATAAAGACAGCCGTAGTTTACTCCCTCGACGGCGGAGTGGGGAAGACCACCCTAGCCACCGTGCTGGGGGTGGCTAAGGGCTTCACCCTCGTCATAGACGCAGACTGGGAGAAGGCCGAGCTGTCGCAGTTATTCCGCGTGCCGAGGAGGCCCGGCTGGGTGGCGCCGTTTCTGAGGGGACAGCCGTATCTGCACCAGGTAAACCCCACGTTGTACATACTGCCGGGATACGACGCGGTGGAACTTTACCAAAAAGACCAGTCTGTTGTGAAGGAGCTGGAGCTCGCCCTTTTAGAGTGGGTCGAGTACCTCCCCCAGTTCGTCGACAAGACGAAGCTACCAGTAGACACCGTCGTCATCGACACCACCCCGGCGCTGAGGACGGAGCTTCTGGAGAGCCTCCAGAAACTCGGCCTCTTCACCGTCTTCGTGGGAGACGGCCGCATGCTGTCGAAGGTCTCAGACGTCAAGGCCGAGCAGTACAACAGATACACCTCATACGCCTCCGCCCTAGTCATAAACCAGGTAGAAAAGGCGGAGGTGTTGCAGGCGAGGCGCATAACCCCCTACGTGCTGAGACACGTCGGCCACATTAGACAGTACCACGCAGACGCCGTCGCGGCGGCGATACTCAGAGACCGCGAAAATAGACGCTCGGTAGAGGAGCTGTTGACTAAAATCAAAAGCTAG